In Spirosoma sp. KUDC1026, the sequence AGGGTTCAGGTAATAGAATATCCTATCACCTGAACCCTCTGTCAGTCAGACAATCTTACAGTTTCAGCCGGATGCCCAGTTTGCTCAGGCGTCCGGCTACCCAGACACAGAGTAAAGCGAACAGAACCGACTGGAGCAGGCCGATGCCCCCCGTCAGCAGTCGGGCAGGCAGGTGAACAGACAGCGCCGTTGTCAGGGCATAGGCGAAATACGGCATCAGGTAACAGAGCAGCGTATCGGTTCCGGCGGGTTTGATCAACGAAAACCAGTTCTTTTTGCCGTACACGTCCACCAGCCAGTAGATAACCATAAACGCCAGGATCGTGAAAGCGCTGCACAGGAATAGCCAGGCTGGCGTAGCACCTAGTTTAGACAGACCCCAGTACGGCCGGGTCAGTACAGAACAGCCAATCAGGATAAGCGAAATGGCAACAAAGACCAGGGTCATCTGCCGGTTGTCGCCCAGACGACGGTAATGCTGAAAGAGCGTACCCACCACGACTCCCCCCATGCTTAGTCCGGCCAGCGTTCCCCCGCTGATGGCGCTGGGAATGAACGAAACCGCTGCAGGCAGGAGGTGCGCCTGATCGGCCATGCTCAATACCGCAAAAGCTACCCAGGCAATGACTAATACGACAAGTCGGTCATGGGCAAAGACCGTTACCAGAGCAGCCGCCAGATATGACCAGCCGATGAGGCCAAGAATTCCCCACCAGTGCGTCGCGAAGCGGGAAACGGGTTCGCCTTCGCCCCGGTACACAAACGCCATGGCAACCAGCACGGTGATACCCAGCCCTTTCAACGTAGTACGCAGCCAGGCGGGCATCGTTTTGGGATAGAGATTCCAGATCAGGATAAAGCAGACGCAAGCCAGTACGTTCCACATAAGGCGCGGCATGCCCGTGGCGGCTTCGTTGATGGATTCGCCGTTGACCAGAAACACGCCCATCGTCAGCAGACCCACCGTCCGGCTCAGCACATGACCGACCAGTTGTCCGTTGTTATCTCCCTTCGCCCGGCGGGCCTGGATAGCAAAGGGCAGCGACAGGCCGACAATAAACAGAAAGGCCGGAAAGACAACGTCGGCCAGCCCGATCCCATCAACACCCCGCTCGACGTGTTCCAGCCAGGCCGGAATATCCGTCAGCGACCAAAGGTCATTAACGAAGATCATCAGCACCATGGTCAGCCCACGGAGCACGTCGATAGCACCCACCCGCGAGACTAGCGGAGCTGGTTTGGAAAGAGGATCGGCGGCAGTAGGAACGGTCTGCATAAGCGGTTAGCGGTTGAATTGATCAGGACTTTCGGCGAGAACCAGGCCAGGGTCAAATGGGCAATTACTTTAACCCTGGCATCGTTTTCGCCGAAAGCTCTGTTAAGGTACGTCTTACTTACGGCTTGTCGATGGCAATGGCAAACAGATACCAGGCTGCGTGGGGTAACCACTGCTCTGCCCATCGCCAGTCATAATCTTTCCCGGTCGTTTTGTATGCCAGGTTGAAATCAATATCGTCTTCATTATCCAGTCCGGACGTAATGCCGTTCACAATACCACCCGGCGCATTGGTGTACTCGAACGTGCCGAAGAAGCCATAGGCTGGGTTATTATAGCCCGTCCCCTGCAGCATGGATGCGTCGTAGGGG encodes:
- a CDS encoding DUF5009 domain-containing protein produces the protein MQTVPTAADPLSKPAPLVSRVGAIDVLRGLTMVLMIFVNDLWSLTDIPAWLEHVERGVDGIGLADVVFPAFLFIVGLSLPFAIQARRAKGDNNGQLVGHVLSRTVGLLTMGVFLVNGESINEAATGMPRLMWNVLACVCFILIWNLYPKTMPAWLRTTLKGLGITVLVAMAFVYRGEGEPVSRFATHWWGILGLIGWSYLAAALVTVFAHDRLVVLVIAWVAFAVLSMADQAHLLPAAVSFIPSAISGGTLAGLSMGGVVVGTLFQHYRRLGDNRQMTLVFVAISLILIGCSVLTRPYWGLSKLGATPAWLFLCSAFTILAFMVIYWLVDVYGKKNWFSLIKPAGTDTLLCYLMPYFAYALTTALSVHLPARLLTGGIGLLQSVLFALLCVWVAGRLSKLGIRLKL